Proteins encoded in a region of the Thermocaproicibacter melissae genome:
- a CDS encoding pyridoxamine 5'-phosphate oxidase family protein codes for MEEVYEFLKKCQVFFLATEEGDQPRVRPFGAVNIYNGKLYLLTGKAKQVSKQIAANPRVELCAYDGETWLRVSATLVEDNSIEAQESMLNAYPSLRQQYRAGDGNTQTLYLKDAVAVFYSMTGEPRTITF; via the coding sequence ATGGAAGAGGTTTATGAGTTCTTAAAAAAATGCCAGGTCTTTTTCTTAGCGACTGAAGAAGGAGACCAGCCCCGGGTACGTCCGTTTGGCGCCGTAAACATTTATAATGGAAAGCTGTATCTGCTGACCGGAAAGGCCAAGCAGGTTTCCAAACAGATTGCAGCCAATCCGAGAGTGGAGCTTTGCGCCTATGACGGTGAAACATGGCTTCGTGTTTCCGCAACGCTTGTAGAGGATAACAGCATAGAAGCACAGGAGTCCATGCTAAATGCATACCCCAGTTTGAGGCAACAATATCGGGCCGGCGACGGCAACACCCAAACGCTTTACTTGAAGGACGCCGTCGCTGTGTTTTATTCCATGACGGGCGAACCGAGAACCATTACATTCTGA
- a CDS encoding acyl-CoA dehydratase activase, translating to MIGYVCKYTPVEVLRAMGADPVLMEPSVNDFNLADTLLYPNICSYVKSVLEDAAGKDYEGFVLTSCCDSVRRLYDVLRARYPKKFLFMLDLPRFASDAAAGLYAGQIRKMMEAYAAFSGRQFDENVLREIMLCNSQYRHPEYEPNDPNVLRIALVGNRCSNGLRNLMQNCGVKIVADLTCAGAEREFSPPAEGEDLILNYTKQLLKQMPCLRMGDISARQRHIDEVVSQTDGVIYHTVKFCDIYSYEYSTLHRRISVPLLKIETDTTPQCAGQIRTRVEAFLESLAAAKGIKPVDEKQKQRGENSVTVVGIDSGSTSTNAVVMNEKKEILASGSIRTGAKTSVSAEKILNDVLKKAGIARTDVSMIVSTGYGRVSIPFADKSVTEISCHAKGARYFCPHVRTILDIGGQDSKAIRLSETGEVEDFVMNDKCAAGTGRFLEAMARTLELDISELGPVSLKSQETVEISSMCTVFAESEVISLIAQNKEKADIAKGVHRAIAGKACSLLSRVGGEPTYMMTGGVAKNQGVVQAVEEKLGAKLFLCKDPEIVGAVGAALFGLESFEKA from the coding sequence ATGATCGGCTATGTCTGTAAATACACCCCGGTTGAGGTGCTTCGCGCGATGGGAGCCGACCCCGTTCTGATGGAGCCGTCGGTCAATGACTTCAACCTTGCGGATACGCTGCTGTATCCAAACATCTGTTCCTACGTCAAAAGTGTTCTCGAAGATGCGGCAGGAAAGGATTATGAGGGCTTTGTCTTGACATCCTGCTGCGATTCCGTTCGCAGACTATATGATGTCCTCCGCGCCCGCTATCCGAAAAAGTTTCTTTTCATGCTGGACCTTCCGCGCTTTGCGTCTGACGCGGCCGCAGGGCTCTATGCCGGGCAGATTCGGAAAATGATGGAAGCTTATGCCGCTTTTTCAGGCAGGCAGTTTGACGAGAATGTTCTTCGCGAAATCATGCTCTGCAATTCTCAATACCGCCATCCGGAGTACGAGCCGAACGACCCGAATGTTTTGCGTATCGCTTTAGTGGGCAACCGCTGCAGCAACGGACTTCGGAATCTGATGCAGAACTGCGGGGTTAAAATCGTTGCCGACCTCACCTGCGCGGGGGCGGAGCGCGAATTTTCTCCCCCTGCGGAAGGGGAAGACCTGATTCTGAATTATACAAAGCAGCTATTAAAACAAATGCCCTGTTTACGCATGGGCGATATATCCGCAAGGCAGCGGCACATTGATGAGGTTGTTTCCCAGACTGACGGGGTGATTTACCACACCGTGAAGTTCTGCGACATTTATTCTTATGAGTATTCAACGCTGCACCGCCGAATCTCGGTTCCGCTGCTGAAAATCGAGACGGACACAACGCCACAGTGCGCAGGCCAGATTCGCACGCGAGTGGAAGCATTTTTGGAATCGCTTGCCGCCGCAAAAGGAATCAAGCCGGTGGACGAAAAACAGAAGCAGAGGGGAGAGAACAGCGTGACAGTCGTTGGCATTGACAGCGGCTCGACAAGCACGAATGCCGTTGTGATGAATGAAAAGAAGGAAATTCTCGCCTCTGGAAGCATCCGCACCGGTGCCAAAACAAGTGTTTCCGCGGAAAAGATTCTGAATGATGTTTTGAAAAAAGCGGGAATCGCGCGAACCGATGTGAGTATGATTGTTTCCACCGGTTACGGACGCGTTTCCATTCCGTTTGCCGATAAAAGCGTGACGGAGATTTCATGCCACGCCAAGGGAGCACGCTACTTCTGCCCCCATGTGCGCACGATTCTCGATATCGGCGGGCAGGACTCCAAAGCAATCCGTTTGAGCGAAACGGGTGAGGTTGAGGATTTCGTCATGAACGACAAGTGTGCAGCCGGCACGGGGCGTTTTCTGGAGGCGATGGCACGAACGCTAGAACTTGATATTTCCGAGCTTGGCCCTGTTTCTCTGAAATCGCAGGAAACGGTTGAAATCAGCTCCATGTGCACGGTTTTCGCCGAGTCGGAGGTAATCTCCCTCATCGCGCAGAACAAGGAAAAGGCCGACATTGCGAAGGGCGTGCACCGCGCGATCGCCGGAAAGGCCTGCTCTTTGCTCAGCCGTGTGGGCGGGGAACCCACTTATATGATGACGGGCGGCGTGGCAAAAAATCAGGGCGTTGTTCAGGCAGTGGAGGAAAAGCTCGGAGCAAAGCTGTTCCTGTGCAAAGACCCAGAGATTGTCGGCGCAGTGGGTGCAGCCCTGTTCGGACTCGAAAGTTTTGAAAAGGCATAA